In Banduia mediterranea, the genomic stretch TGGTCACACGCGAGATCGTGGAAGACCAGGACTGGGTACGCCTGTGTCTGGACCAGATGCAGGCGGTGCACTTTGGCGGAGCCCTGTGGATCTGCCCGCGTCATCGCACGGTCGAGGATGCATCCGCCGTCGTCGTGCGCCTCGATCCCGGCCTCGCCTTCGGCACCGGCACGCACCCGAGCACCTCGCTGTGCCTGCGCTGGCTGGCGCAGGCTGATATCGCCGGCCAGCGCGTGCTCGACTATGGCTGCGGCTCCGGCATCCTCGCGATCGCCGCGCTCAAGCTCGGCGCCGCCGCGGCCACGGGCGTGGACATCGACCCGCAGGCGCTGACCGCCAGCCTCGAAAACGCCCGCGACAATGAGGTCGAACTGACGGTCTCCGACGTATCAGGTTTCAAGACCGCACCCTACGACCTGGTGCTCGCCAACATATTGGCGGGGCCGTTGATCGAGCTGGCGCCGCTGCTCAGCGCCTGCGTTCGCCCCGGCGGCCAACTCGTGCTCGCCGGCCTGCTCGACCGGCAGGCTGAAGAAGTCGCCAGCGCCTATGCCGGCGATTTCGAAATCGAAGCCGTCTCCGACGAAGGCTGGACCCGGCTGGTCGGAACCCGCTTGCCCTGACTAGCGGCACAATCCGATACATTTTCGATCGCTCCCTGGCGAGAACCTTGGGGTATCATTGCGCCCCCGTTTTTTTTCCTCTTTTCGAGTTCGCTGCCGTTCGCGCGATGGGCTCGTCCGTTTCACCGAGGCGCCATCAGCACATGTCCGCAGAACCCTCACACAAGATCAATGGCGCAGCGCGCCCATTGAGTCACGCCGTGGCAGACAGCCTCGAAGCCTATTTTCGTACGCTCAATGGTTACGCGCCCAGGGACCTCTACGACCTCGTGCTTGAACAAGTCGAGCAACCGCTGCTGAAAACCGTGCTTCACCATTGCAACGGCAATCAGTCACGGGCCGCTGAAATGCTGGGGCTCAATCGCGCCACGCTGCGCAAGAAACTGCGCCAACATGGCATTACGGCGGACGGCGCATGAGCAATTCCATCCAGATCCGCCGCGCTCTGCTGTCGGTTTCGGACAAGAGTGGACTCGTCGATTTCGCACGCGCTCTGGCCGAGCGCGGCATCGAACTGCTGTCCACCGGCGGAACCTATCGCAGCCTGCGCGAGGCTGGCATCGCCGTCACCGAAGTCTCGGAACATACCGGCTTTCCGGAAATCATGGATGGCCGCGTCAAGACGCTGCATCC encodes the following:
- the prmA gene encoding 50S ribosomal protein L11 methyltransferase produces the protein MAWLQLRLQTRHPEFAEELLLAHGAQSVSFVDAGDTPVLEPLPGETPLWAQTAVLALFAEDADPEPALAAIAAILPEQNPPVVTREIVEDQDWVRLCLDQMQAVHFGGALWICPRHRTVEDASAVVVRLDPGLAFGTGTHPSTSLCLRWLAQADIAGQRVLDYGCGSGILAIAALKLGAAAATGVDIDPQALTASLENARDNEVELTVSDVSGFKTAPYDLVLANILAGPLIELAPLLSACVRPGGQLVLAGLLDRQAEEVASAYAGDFEIEAVSDEGWTRLVGTRLP
- the fis gene encoding DNA-binding transcriptional regulator Fis; amino-acid sequence: MSAEPSHKINGAARPLSHAVADSLEAYFRTLNGYAPRDLYDLVLEQVEQPLLKTVLHHCNGNQSRAAEMLGLNRATLRKKLRQHGITADGA